In Alphaproteobacteria bacterium, a single genomic region encodes these proteins:
- a CDS encoding peptidylprolyl isomerase gives MTPVTKWPAWALATLLLAVLCTQQPAKAELRQDDTAVVIAAVVNDDVITEYDVIARMRLVMLSARIPDTPENRERLLPQVLRSLIDERLQIQEAQRLEISVEKDELEAAIRRIEEGAELGEGGLEQMLEDNGIPDDAVLNQIRANLAWLKIIGETVRPLIQIGEDEIDERLESMKSQRGRPENLVSEIFLPVTLPRDEEPAKQAAEEIISQVRRGVPFEELARQFSQGATAATGGDIGWVRQGYYEPELDEVLESMSLNTVSEPIRTGKGYHILQLRDRRVSIPDETDATVVSLKQIVWQLKDLATADEIAGRVASARSVRKEIYDCPTMDLAIERLDNPLSGDLGQMRVGDLPQKLREAVIDLEVGQISEPIVTDQSVLLLMACQRDEADSVMPDRDEIAESISRQRLDLLARDYLRDLRQSAFLDVRV, from the coding sequence ATGACACCGGTAACGAAGTGGCCCGCATGGGCCCTGGCCACCCTGCTGCTTGCCGTTCTGTGCACGCAGCAGCCGGCCAAAGCCGAGCTGAGGCAGGATGATACCGCGGTCGTTATCGCGGCCGTGGTGAATGACGACGTGATCACCGAGTATGACGTGATTGCCCGCATGCGTCTCGTCATGCTCTCGGCGCGCATCCCGGACACGCCCGAGAACCGGGAGCGGCTGCTTCCTCAGGTCCTTCGCAGCCTGATCGACGAGCGGCTCCAGATCCAGGAAGCGCAAAGGCTTGAAATTTCCGTCGAAAAGGACGAGCTCGAGGCCGCCATCCGGCGCATCGAGGAAGGCGCCGAACTTGGCGAGGGCGGGCTGGAACAGATGCTGGAGGACAATGGCATCCCCGACGATGCCGTCCTCAACCAGATCCGCGCCAACCTGGCCTGGCTCAAGATCATCGGCGAGACTGTCCGTCCGCTGATCCAGATCGGCGAGGACGAAATCGACGAACGCCTGGAAAGCATGAAAAGCCAGCGCGGCCGCCCTGAAAATCTGGTATCGGAAATTTTCCTGCCCGTCACTCTTCCCCGCGACGAGGAACCAGCCAAGCAGGCGGCCGAGGAGATCATATCCCAGGTCAGGCGCGGCGTGCCCTTCGAGGAACTCGCGCGACAATTCTCGCAAGGCGCCACGGCGGCTACCGGCGGCGATATCGGGTGGGTGCGCCAGGGCTATTACGAGCCGGAACTCGATGAAGTGCTCGAAAGCATGTCGCTTAACACCGTGTCCGAGCCCATCCGCACCGGCAAGGGCTACCACATCCTGCAGCTGCGCGACCGGCGGGTTTCGATCCCGGATGAAACGGATGCCACGGTCGTATCGCTCAAGCAAATTGTCTGGCAGCTGAAGGATCTGGCGACCGCGGACGAAATCGCCGGGCGGGTCGCGTCGGCCAGGTCCGTTCGCAAGGAGATCTATGACTGCCCAACCATGGATCTCGCCATCGAGCGTCTGGACAACCCGCTGTCGGGCGATCTCGGCCAGATGCGGGTCGGCGATCTGCCACAGAAGCTGCGCGAAGCCGTGATCGATCTCGAGGTCGGCCAGATCAGCGAGCCGATCGTGACCGATCAATCGGTACTTTTGCTCATGGCCTGTCAGCGTGACGAGGCCGATTCGGTCATGCCGGATCGCGACGAAATTGCAGAATCCATCAGCCGCCAGCGGCTCGATCTTCTGGCGCGGGACTATCTGCGCGATCTGCGCCAGTCGGCCTTTCTGGACGTGCGCGTGTGA
- the pdxA gene encoding 4-hydroxythreonine-4-phosphate dehydrogenase PdxA has protein sequence MTVAPLPLALTMGDPAGIGPELTLAAWRHRAELPPFVAFDDPDNLSRRAALLGLPVPVRAVDTPEEAAGVLPDALPVMVEPLAAPAEPGKPDGAACQAVTNSLRRAVAAARARTVAAVVTNPVHKQSLYEAGFSWPGQTEFLGHLTGVVRPVMMLQATGLRVVPVTVHLALREAIDRLTREDILHAARVTVDDLRRRQAIGRPRLAVAALNPHAGEGGRLGREESEVIAPAVAALRDEGIDVFGPAPADTLFHAEARERYDAAICMYHDQALIPLKTLDFHGGVNVTLGLPIIRTSPDHGVAFDIAGSGRARPDSFFAALRLAARMSAAETGAPLEPGSRSPARAGG, from the coding sequence GTGACCGTCGCCCCCCTTCCCTTGGCGCTGACCATGGGGGACCCAGCCGGTATCGGCCCCGAGCTCACCCTGGCCGCCTGGCGCCACCGGGCCGAGCTGCCGCCCTTCGTGGCCTTTGACGATCCCGACAATCTGTCCCGGCGAGCGGCTCTCCTGGGACTGCCCGTCCCGGTAAGAGCGGTAGACACGCCCGAGGAAGCCGCTGGCGTCCTGCCGGACGCGCTTCCCGTCATGGTCGAGCCCCTGGCCGCGCCGGCGGAGCCCGGCAAGCCCGACGGGGCCGCCTGCCAGGCCGTCACGAACTCTCTTCGCCGCGCGGTCGCGGCCGCCCGGGCGCGCACGGTCGCAGCCGTCGTGACCAATCCCGTCCACAAGCAGTCGCTGTATGAAGCGGGGTTTTCCTGGCCCGGACAGACGGAATTCCTCGGCCACCTGACGGGAGTGGTCCGGCCCGTGATGATGCTGCAGGCGACCGGCCTGCGCGTGGTGCCGGTCACGGTCCATCTCGCGCTCAGGGAAGCAATCGACCGGCTGACCCGTGAAGATATCCTCCATGCCGCGCGGGTCACGGTCGATGATCTGCGCCGACGCCAGGCCATCGGCCGCCCCCGCTTGGCTGTCGCCGCCCTCAATCCCCATGCCGGCGAAGGCGGCCGTCTCGGCCGGGAAGAGAGCGAGGTGATCGCGCCCGCCGTGGCGGCATTGCGCGATGAGGGGATCGACGTGTTCGGTCCGGCCCCGGCCGATACCTTGTTCCATGCCGAAGCGCGGGAAAGATACGATGCGGCCATCTGCATGTATCACGACCAGGCGCTGATCCCTCTCAAGACCCTGGACTTCCATGGCGGCGTGAATGTCACGCTTGGCCTGCCGATCATCCGCACCTCGCCCGATCATGGTGTCGCCTTTGACATCGCCGGTTCCGGCCGGGCGCGGCCCGACAGTTTTTTCGCGGCCCTCCGCCTTGCCGCCCGCATGTCAGCCGCCGAAACCGGCGCGCCGCTCGAGCCCGGCTCTCGCTCCCCGGCCCGCGCCGGCGGCTGA
- the rsmA gene encoding 16S rRNA (adenine(1518)-N(6)/adenine(1519)-N(6))-dimethyltransferase RsmA produces the protein MSRLPELPPLRDVIRRYDLRALRQLGQNFLLDLNLTRRIAAAAGDLTDRTVIEIGPGPGGLTRALLETAVRQVVAVERDPRCLTALGELETAADGRLVLIAGDALGFPAASTGTAPRQIVANLPYNIATPLLIGWLATPEAFERLTLMFQKEVADRLTASPGGRAWGRLGVIANWRWRAEKLFDVSPKAFVPPPKVTSSIVSFVPRPAGTYPEADPRLMEKIVAAAFNQRRKMIRRSLTTLGPAATELIRAAEAAGIDPETRAERLTIEDFCRLARLATTLSL, from the coding sequence ATGAGCCGGCTTCCCGAGTTGCCGCCCCTGCGCGACGTAATCCGTCGGTACGATCTGCGGGCGCTGAGGCAACTGGGACAGAATTTTCTCCTCGATCTTAACCTGACGCGCCGGATCGCGGCGGCGGCCGGTGATCTGACAGATCGCACGGTGATCGAAATCGGGCCGGGACCGGGCGGGCTTACCCGCGCGCTCCTCGAAACAGCGGTTCGGCAGGTCGTCGCCGTGGAGCGCGACCCGCGGTGCCTGACCGCCCTGGGCGAGCTCGAGACCGCGGCGGACGGGCGCCTTGTCCTGATCGCGGGCGACGCTCTCGGCTTCCCCGCGGCCAGCACGGGGACGGCGCCGCGCCAGATCGTCGCCAACCTCCCCTACAATATCGCGACGCCTCTTCTGATCGGCTGGCTGGCCACGCCCGAGGCCTTCGAGCGCCTGACCCTGATGTTCCAGAAGGAAGTCGCCGACCGCCTGACCGCGAGCCCCGGCGGCCGGGCCTGGGGGCGGCTTGGCGTGATCGCCAACTGGCGCTGGCGGGCGGAGAAACTGTTCGATGTCTCGCCCAAGGCCTTCGTCCCCCCGCCCAAGGTGACCTCAAGCATCGTGTCGTTCGTGCCACGCCCGGCCGGGACTTATCCCGAAGCCGATCCCCGGCTGATGGAGAAGATTGTTGCGGCCGCCTTCAATCAGCGGCGCAAGATGATCCGACGCAGCCTGACAACACTCGGCCCCGCCGCGACCGAACTGATCCGCGCGGCCGAGGCGGCCGGGATCGATCCCGAAACCCGCGCCGAGCGTCTCACCATCGAGGATTTCTGTCGTCTCGCGCGGCTGGCGACCACCCTGAGCCTTTGA
- the gmk gene encoding guanylate kinase, whose translation MTRPHIGRRGFMLVFSSPSGAGKTTISRRILESHDNIDMSISVTTRPRRPGEVAGKDYIFVDGPTFQEMRDKGEFLEWAKVFDHYYGTPRSPIQSALDDGRIVIFDIDWQGTQQLLDTKASADLVTIFILPPSTRELERRLQGRAQDTDDVVARRMAKAPEELSHWAEYGYIVINDDLDACLRDVQAILRAEMLKRGRQPGLAEFVKSLIAGQ comes from the coding sequence ATGACACGACCTCACATCGGCCGCCGTGGCTTCATGCTGGTTTTCTCCTCGCCCTCGGGTGCCGGCAAGACGACCATTTCGCGTCGCATCCTCGAAAGCCACGACAATATCGACATGTCGATCTCCGTCACGACCCGGCCGCGCCGGCCGGGTGAGGTCGCCGGCAAGGATTATATTTTTGTCGACGGGCCGACTTTCCAGGAAATGCGCGACAAGGGCGAGTTTCTCGAATGGGCCAAGGTCTTCGATCACTATTACGGCACGCCGCGCAGCCCGATTCAGTCGGCGCTCGATGACGGGCGGATCGTCATCTTTGATATCGACTGGCAGGGCACGCAGCAACTTCTGGACACAAAGGCCAGCGCCGATCTGGTGACTATCTTCATCCTGCCGCCCTCGACGCGCGAGCTGGAGCGCCGCCTGCAGGGGCGCGCCCAGGACACGGATGATGTCGTCGCCCGCCGCATGGCGAAGGCTCCGGAGGAGCTAAGCCACTGGGCGGAATATGGTTACATCGTCATCAATGACGATCTCGATGCCTGTCTGCGCGACGTGCAGGCAATTTTGCGGGCCGAGATGCTCAAGCGCGGCCGCCAGCCGGGTCTGGCCGAGTTTGTCAAATCCCTGATCGCGGGACAGTAG
- a CDS encoding YicC/YloC family endoribonuclease: protein MSIASMTGFARAQGTQDGYSWAWEIRAVNARGLEARFRLPAGFDPLEPEFRAELGRKVSRGALNLALTWQGPDGNIRLKLNDTAFGTLMGIVDEIRARGQDIAPPRLDGLLQIRGVLDQLDESPDLSEILDDMAAPVRASLQAALDDLVAARREEGKRIAEKLQVLVASIVATTEEVELHAARQPELISTRLLQKLAELAETVPDIPEERVAQEAALQATKADVREEIDRLKAHLASLEDLLGAGGAVGRRLDFLCQELNREANTICSKSADLKLTQAGLALKAFIEQFREQVQNIE from the coding sequence GTGTCCATCGCAAGCATGACCGGGTTTGCCCGCGCGCAGGGAACGCAGGACGGGTATAGCTGGGCCTGGGAGATACGGGCGGTCAACGCACGGGGGCTCGAGGCGCGCTTCCGCCTGCCGGCGGGGTTCGATCCGCTCGAGCCTGAATTTCGCGCCGAACTCGGCCGAAAGGTCTCGCGCGGAGCACTCAACCTGGCGCTGACCTGGCAGGGGCCGGATGGCAATATCCGCCTCAAGCTCAACGACACGGCCTTCGGCACCCTCATGGGGATCGTCGACGAGATCCGGGCGCGGGGACAGGACATCGCGCCGCCCCGCCTGGACGGGCTCCTGCAGATCAGGGGTGTGCTGGACCAACTGGACGAAAGCCCGGATCTGAGCGAGATCCTCGACGACATGGCGGCACCGGTACGGGCGTCGCTCCAGGCCGCGCTCGACGATCTGGTCGCCGCGCGCCGGGAGGAAGGCAAGCGCATTGCCGAAAAGCTTCAGGTGCTGGTGGCCAGTATCGTGGCCACCACCGAGGAGGTGGAACTCCACGCCGCCCGCCAGCCCGAACTGATCAGTACCCGACTGCTCCAGAAACTGGCCGAACTCGCGGAGACCGTCCCCGACATTCCGGAAGAACGCGTCGCCCAGGAAGCCGCGCTTCAGGCGACCAAGGCCGATGTGCGCGAGGAGATTGACCGGCTCAAGGCTCATCTCGCCTCGCTCGAGGACCTCCTGGGCGCGGGCGGCGCGGTCGGGCGCCGGCTCGATTTTCTGTGCCAGGAGCTCAACCGCGAGGCCAACACGATCTGCTCGAAATCGGCCGACTTGAAACTTACCCAGGCGGGGCTCGCCCTCAAGGCCTTCATCGAGCAGTTCCGCGAACAGGTCCAGAATATAGAGTGA
- a CDS encoding SDR family NAD(P)-dependent oxidoreductase, with translation MPETALRNILITGASSGIGAALAREYAAQGVFLALAGRDRDRLAEIGEACRDRGAEVELAVLDVTEAGRLQRWIDSIDADQPLDLVIANAGISAGSGQSGMAETADQARRIFDVNLAGVLNTVFPVLPRMIGRGRGQVAVMSSLAAFRGIASAPAYCASKAAIRVWGEGLRGALRPHGVRVSVICPGFVESRMTAANSFPMPFLMPAERAARLIRRRLARNRSRITFPWPMAALVWLMASLPAGLTDVLVHRGARKPPAIDIQSAD, from the coding sequence ATGCCCGAAACCGCACTCCGTAATATCCTGATCACCGGGGCCAGCAGCGGCATCGGCGCCGCGCTCGCCCGCGAATATGCTGCCCAAGGCGTGTTTCTTGCCCTGGCCGGGCGCGACCGGGACCGCCTGGCGGAAATTGGCGAGGCCTGCCGTGACCGGGGCGCGGAAGTAGAGCTGGCGGTGCTCGATGTCACCGAGGCCGGCCGCTTGCAGCGCTGGATCGATTCGATCGATGCCGATCAGCCGCTCGACCTGGTCATAGCGAACGCCGGCATTTCGGCCGGCAGCGGCCAAAGCGGCATGGCGGAAACGGCCGATCAGGCCCGGCGGATCTTCGACGTCAATCTGGCGGGGGTTCTGAACACGGTATTTCCGGTTCTGCCCCGAATGATCGGTCGTGGCCGCGGCCAGGTCGCGGTGATGAGCTCGCTCGCCGCCTTTCGCGGCATCGCCTCGGCACCGGCCTATTGCGCGAGCAAGGCGGCCATCCGGGTCTGGGGCGAAGGGCTGCGCGGCGCCCTCCGGCCGCATGGTGTCCGGGTCTCCGTCATCTGTCCCGGCTTCGTCGAAAGCCGGATGACCGCCGCCAACAGCTTTCCCATGCCGTTCCTGATGCCGGCGGAGCGCGCGGCCCGGCTTATCCGACGCCGGCTCGCGCGCAACAGGTCCCGGATTACCTTCCCCTGGCCCATGGCGGCACTTGTCTGGCTGATGGCCAGCCTGCCGGCCGGGCTTACCGATGTCCTCGTTCATCGGGGCGCACGCAAGCCACCCGCGATCGATATTCAGTCGGCCGACTGA
- the mltG gene encoding endolytic transglycosylase MltG, translating to MRRYLPGLVIAAAVLAVAAGCLGAALALVYRDGPAREEITLIVPKGATLRATASLLGTHGVIRQPALFQAYARLAGASGALKAGEYAFPPGTSMYDALARLVAGDVVLRQLTVPEGLSVNQVLTLLAEAPGLIGDPGEDVAEGSLLPETYHYTHGDDRRELVRRMQAAMTATLAELWESRAEGVPLASPAEALILASIVEKETGLAHERPLVAGVFVNRLRAGLPLQSDPTVAYVVSGGNGVLDRPLTRTDLGTESPYNTYRRRGLPPGPIANPGRAAIAAVLDPANTDALYFVADGTGGHAFARDLESHNRNVRAWRRWQREQRQSAD from the coding sequence ATGCGGCGTTATCTTCCCGGACTGGTCATCGCGGCGGCCGTGCTGGCGGTTGCCGCCGGTTGCCTGGGCGCCGCGCTGGCGCTGGTTTACCGCGACGGGCCGGCACGGGAAGAAATCACCCTGATCGTTCCTAAAGGGGCCACCCTGCGCGCCACGGCGTCGTTGCTTGGGACCCATGGCGTAATCCGCCAGCCGGCGCTCTTCCAGGCCTATGCGCGGCTTGCCGGGGCCAGCGGGGCCCTCAAGGCGGGCGAATACGCGTTCCCGCCCGGCACCAGCATGTACGATGCGCTGGCCCGGCTGGTCGCCGGAGACGTCGTGCTGCGTCAGTTGACGGTACCCGAAGGCCTGTCGGTGAACCAGGTCCTCACCCTCCTGGCCGAGGCGCCCGGCCTGATCGGAGATCCGGGCGAGGACGTGGCCGAGGGAAGCCTTCTGCCTGAAACCTACCACTACACCCATGGAGACGACCGCCGGGAGCTCGTCCGCAGGATGCAGGCGGCGATGACGGCCACGCTGGCGGAGCTTTGGGAGTCGCGGGCCGAGGGTGTACCGCTCGCCTCCCCGGCCGAAGCGCTGATCCTGGCGTCGATCGTGGAAAAGGAGACGGGCCTCGCTCACGAGCGCCCCCTGGTCGCCGGGGTTTTCGTAAACCGGCTGCGGGCCGGCCTGCCGTTGCAATCGGATCCTACGGTGGCCTATGTCGTAAGCGGCGGCAACGGCGTGCTCGACCGTCCCCTGACGCGCACTGATCTCGGGACAGAGAGCCCCTACAACACCTATCGCCGCCGGGGCCTCCCGCCCGGCCCCATCGCCAACCCCGGACGCGCGGCCATCGCGGCCGTGCTCGACCCGGCCAATACGGACGCCCTGTATTTCGTGGCGGACGGGACGGGTGGCCATGCCTTCGCGCGCGACCTCGAGAGCCATAACCGCAATGTCCGTGCCTGGCGGCGCTGGCAGCGCGAGCAGCGTCAGTCGGCCGACTGA
- the fabF gene encoding beta-ketoacyl-ACP synthase II — translation MKRVVVTGMGIVSPLGVGIKPTWERLTAGRSGIRAIQSFDVSDLPSKIAGQVPTGDTAEGLFNADDWVGPKDRRKMDQFILYAMAAAQQAVEDSGWTPEGEDDRERTGVMIGSGIGGLPGLYDGFVTLYEKGPKRMSPFFIPSCLINLASGFVSIKYGFKGPNHSVVTACSTGAHAIGDASRLIQFGDADVMVAGGTEAAICRIGIAGFAAARALSTGFNDTPERASRPWDRDRDGFVMGEGAGVVVLEELEHAKARGAQIYAEIVGYGMSGDAYHITAPAEDGNGGYRSMRNALRSANLSPADIDYVNAHGTSTPLGDEIELGAVRRLFGDSAKDISMSSTKSAIGHMLGAAGAVESIFSIMAITTQTVPPTINLENPCEGSDGIDLVPREARERPVRRALSNSFGFGGTNATVIFQAAP, via the coding sequence ATGAAACGCGTCGTCGTCACCGGAATGGGTATCGTGAGCCCGCTCGGAGTCGGTATCAAACCGACCTGGGAGCGGCTGACCGCGGGCCGTTCCGGAATCCGCGCAATCCAGTCCTTTGATGTCTCCGATCTGCCCTCGAAGATTGCGGGTCAGGTGCCCACGGGCGACACGGCGGAGGGGCTTTTCAATGCGGATGACTGGGTCGGCCCGAAGGACCGGCGCAAGATGGACCAGTTCATCCTCTACGCCATGGCGGCAGCGCAACAGGCGGTGGAAGATTCGGGCTGGACGCCCGAAGGCGAGGATGATCGCGAACGCACCGGCGTGATGATCGGGTCGGGCATCGGCGGCCTGCCGGGTCTCTACGACGGCTTCGTGACCCTTTACGAAAAAGGGCCCAAGCGCATGTCGCCCTTCTTCATTCCTTCCTGCCTGATCAATCTTGCCTCCGGCTTTGTCTCGATAAAATACGGCTTCAAGGGACCCAACCACTCTGTCGTCACGGCGTGCTCCACGGGTGCGCACGCGATCGGCGATGCCTCACGCCTTATCCAGTTCGGTGACGCCGACGTCATGGTGGCCGGGGGGACCGAAGCGGCGATCTGCCGGATCGGCATCGCCGGGTTCGCGGCCGCGCGGGCGCTGTCGACCGGGTTCAACGATACACCGGAAAGAGCATCGCGCCCGTGGGACCGGGACCGGGACGGGTTCGTCATGGGCGAGGGGGCGGGCGTCGTCGTCCTCGAGGAGTTGGAGCACGCCAAGGCGCGCGGCGCCCAAATTTATGCGGAGATCGTAGGCTACGGCATGTCGGGCGACGCCTATCACATCACGGCGCCAGCCGAGGACGGCAATGGCGGCTACCGCTCCATGCGCAACGCGCTCAGAAGCGCCAACCTGTCGCCGGCCGATATCGATTATGTCAACGCGCACGGCACATCGACACCGCTGGGTGACGAGATCGAGCTCGGGGCCGTCCGCCGGCTGTTCGGCGACAGCGCGAAAGATATCTCGATGTCGTCCACCAAATCGGCCATTGGCCATATGCTCGGTGCGGCGGGCGCGGTCGAATCGATCTTTTCGATTATGGCCATTACCACTCAGACGGTGCCGCCTACGATCAATCTGGAGAATCCCTGCGAGGGCAGCGACGGGATTGATCTGGTCCCACGGGAAGCCCGCGAGCGACCGGTCCGTCGTGCGCTTTCCAACTCCTTCGGATTCGGCGGCACCAACGCGACCGTCATCTTTCAGGCCGCCCCGTAG
- a CDS encoding acyl carrier protein: MSDVAERVKKIVVDHLGVDEAKVAPNASFIDDLGADSLDTVELVMAFEEEFGCEIPDDAAEKIVTVKDAVDYIEQKS; the protein is encoded by the coding sequence ATGAGCGACGTCGCCGAGCGAGTAAAAAAGATCGTTGTGGACCACCTTGGAGTCGATGAAGCCAAGGTCGCCCCGAATGCCAGCTTCATCGACGACCTCGGGGCGGACAGCCTCGACACCGTCGAACTGGTCATGGCCTTCGAGGAAGAGTTCGGGTGCGAAATCCCCGACGACGCGGCTGAAAAAATCGTCACTGTCAAGGACGCGGTCGATTACATCGAGCAGAAGTCCTGA
- the fabG gene encoding 3-oxoacyl-[acyl-carrier-protein] reductase, with protein MFGLEGSTALVTGASGGIGAAIARALHGQGARVVLAGRRQEALDTLAAELGEGAYVAVADLGEPGAPAALVEEARKLADGPDILVNNAGLTRDNLALRMKDAEWQEVIDVNLTASFQLCRASLRGMMKNRWGRIISITSIVGTTGNPGQANYAASKAGLVGMSKSLAQEVASRGITVNCVAPGFIETAMTDALGDEQKAKLVAAIPSASLGTPEDVAACVTFLASREAAYVTGQTLHVNGGMAMI; from the coding sequence ATGTTCGGGCTTGAGGGAAGTACGGCGCTGGTGACCGGCGCATCGGGTGGAATCGGGGCCGCGATCGCGCGCGCCTTGCATGGGCAGGGCGCGCGGGTGGTCCTGGCGGGCCGCCGGCAAGAGGCGCTCGATACCCTGGCCGCCGAACTGGGAGAGGGCGCTTATGTGGCGGTGGCCGATCTTGGCGAACCTGGCGCGCCGGCGGCCCTGGTCGAGGAAGCGAGGAAGCTGGCCGACGGACCCGATATACTCGTGAACAATGCGGGGTTGACGCGCGATAATCTGGCGCTGCGCATGAAGGATGCCGAATGGCAGGAAGTGATCGATGTCAACCTGACCGCGTCGTTCCAGCTGTGCCGGGCGTCCTTGCGCGGCATGATGAAAAATCGGTGGGGACGGATTATCTCGATCACCTCCATCGTCGGCACCACCGGGAATCCCGGGCAGGCGAATTACGCGGCGAGCAAGGCGGGGCTTGTCGGCATGTCGAAATCGCTCGCCCAGGAGGTGGCCAGCCGCGGTATTACGGTCAATTGCGTGGCGCCGGGCTTTATAGAGACCGCGATGACCGACGCCCTGGGTGACGAGCAGAAAGCGAAACTCGTGGCGGCGATTCCCTCGGCGTCGCTTGGCACGCCAGAGGACGTGGCGGCCTGCGTGACGTTTCTGGCCTCGCGGGAGGCCGCCTACGTGACCGGCCAGACACTTCACGTCAATGGCGGTATGGCCATGATTTAA
- the fabD gene encoding ACP S-malonyltransferase, whose amino-acid sequence MTRALVFPGQGSQAIGMGADLARAYPAAKAVFDEVDEALGEALSRIIAAGPEDQLTLTRNAQPALMAVSLAVFRVIEDRTGRTLDQLASFVAGHSLGEYSALAAAGALSVSDTARLLRRRGEAMQRAVPVGEGAMAALMGLDFAAAQEIAAAAAARTGGVCQAANDNAPGQVVISGASAAVQAAIDIAGEKGAKRAVLLPVSAPFHCALMAPAAEEMREALAEVTVRAPVVPLVANVTAAPVTDPVEIRELLVRQVTGTVRWRESVAWLVAEGVGELVEVGAGKVLAGLARRIDRSLGARTVATPEDLDAFLATL is encoded by the coding sequence ATGACGAGAGCACTGGTGTTTCCGGGCCAGGGGTCGCAGGCAATCGGCATGGGTGCCGATCTGGCCCGGGCCTATCCGGCAGCCAAGGCGGTTTTCGACGAGGTCGACGAGGCGCTCGGCGAGGCCCTCAGTCGGATCATCGCGGCCGGACCCGAGGATCAACTGACCCTGACCCGCAATGCCCAGCCCGCTCTGATGGCGGTGAGTCTCGCCGTTTTCCGCGTGATCGAGGACCGGACCGGCCGGACCCTCGACCAGTTGGCCAGCTTCGTGGCAGGGCATTCCCTGGGCGAGTATTCGGCCCTCGCCGCCGCGGGCGCCCTGAGCGTCTCCGACACGGCGCGGCTTCTGCGCCGGCGGGGCGAGGCGATGCAGCGTGCGGTGCCGGTGGGCGAGGGGGCGATGGCCGCCCTGATGGGGCTCGATTTCGCCGCTGCCCAGGAAATTGCCGCGGCGGCGGCGGCACGAACGGGCGGCGTCTGTCAGGCGGCCAACGACAACGCGCCGGGTCAGGTGGTGATCAGTGGCGCCAGCGCTGCCGTGCAGGCGGCCATCGATATCGCCGGGGAAAAAGGGGCCAAGCGGGCGGTGCTTCTGCCGGTCAGCGCTCCTTTCCATTGTGCCCTGATGGCGCCCGCGGCCGAGGAGATGCGAGAAGCCCTGGCCGAGGTCACGGTCCGGGCGCCGGTGGTGCCCCTCGTCGCCAACGTCACTGCCGCGCCTGTGACGGATCCGGTCGAGATCCGCGAATTGCTGGTCCGCCAGGTTACCGGTACCGTGCGCTGGCGCGAAAGTGTGGCGTGGCTGGTGGCCGAAGGGGTCGGGGAATTGGTCGAAGTCGGCGCCGGCAAGGTGCTGGCGGGGCTGGCGCGCCGGATCGATCGGTCGCTCGGGGCCCGGACCGTGGCCACGCCCGAGGACCTCGACGCATTCCTGGCGACGCTTTGA
- the rpsF gene encoding 30S ribosomal protein S6 has product MAYYETVLIARQDVSSSAVDALVDRFTAVLEEGEGKVKKCENWGLRNLAYRIKKNRKGHYVLLNIDAPAPAVHEMERQMRLDEDVLRYLTVRVDELEDGPSPMLRAKERREERDRGDRDRGDRDRDRGDRDRDRGDRGGRRDRGERSDRQGES; this is encoded by the coding sequence TTGGCATATTACGAAACCGTGCTCATCGCGCGGCAGGACGTCTCGTCCTCGGCCGTCGATGCCCTCGTGGACCGGTTCACGGCGGTCCTCGAAGAAGGCGAGGGAAAAGTCAAGAAGTGCGAGAACTGGGGTCTCCGAAACCTCGCCTACCGGATCAAGAAAAACCGGAAGGGCCACTACGTGCTGCTCAACATCGATGCGCCGGCCCCCGCCGTCCATGAGATGGAACGGCAGATGCGGCTCGACGAAGACGTGCTCCGCTACCTCACCGTACGCGTCGACGAGCTGGAGGACGGCCCGTCTCCGATGCTGCGCGCCAAGGAACGGCGCGAGGAGCGCGATCGGGGTGACCGGGATCGCGGGGACCGTGACCGGGATCGCGGGGATCGTGACCGGGATCGCGGGGATCGCGGTGGACGCCGGGATCGCGGCGAGCGCAGCGACAGGCAGGGAGAGTCCTGA
- the rpsR gene encoding 30S ribosomal protein S18: MAQGGNPSGGRRPFFRRRKSCPFSGPSAPKIDYKDTKLLSRYVSERGKIVPSRISAVSVKKQRELARAIKRARFLALMPYMVN, from the coding sequence ATGGCACAAGGCGGTAACCCCAGCGGCGGACGGCGACCGTTTTTCCGGCGCCGCAAGAGCTGCCCATTCTCGGGCCCGAGCGCGCCGAAGATCGATTACAAGGATACGAAGTTGCTTAGCCGCTACGTCTCGGAACGGGGCAAGATCGTGCCCAGCCGAATCTCGGCGGTTTCGGTCAAGAAGCAGCGCGAACTGGCGCGGGCCATCAAGCGGGCGCGCTTTCTGGCACTGATGCCGTACATGGTGAACTGA